In one Silene latifolia isolate original U9 population chromosome 10, ASM4854445v1, whole genome shotgun sequence genomic region, the following are encoded:
- the LOC141608659 gene encoding F-box/kelch-repeat protein At3g23880-like, which translates to MGDKHPTNAKKERIIDQQPYLSDDFIIEEILTRLPVKSVLRFKSVSKQWYSALSSSVFANAHLMRSPFSHASAPVNSLFIKNLKNYYLVSFDDDDQISGNFEDNMFKLDVDFGIENEEYLQFIGCSNGLICLTIFSHPTFVSKSDDSYLILWNPATRKLHKYESDCYLKHMDDDGRTAFVARGFGYASSVDDYKYVRILRFLGGNKRNTIIVHIFSLRENKWRKIDFDFDFDPEKFFPQGRAMLIDEKLYWEALRLPGYSIVIVSFDLRVERFEIHEFNLEVSDFFFNSLLGVMGECLSKWVNSRTNRGDKLMHIFESPTRTKSICLPKGLLLDNCSQMIGFTKTGKIFVTGGFDSDVVRDDRGNYRRALQLLDIGRKPMQHSILMNFNGLVDIVKYVPSLASPFPIEELSET; encoded by the coding sequence ATGGGAGACAAACATCCAACTAATGCTAAGAAGGAACGAATTATTGACCAACAACCCTACCTCTCTGATGATTTTATTATCGAAGAAATTCTTACAAGATTGCCCGTTAAATCCGTTCTTAGATTTAAGTCAGTTTCCAAACAATGGTATTCTGCTCTTTCTTCTTCTGTTTTCGCCAATGCCCACCTTATGAGATCCCCCTTTTCTCACGCTTCTGCTCCAGTTAACAGCTTGTTTATCAAAAATCTTAAAAATTATTACCTAGTTtcttttgatgatgatgatcagaTTTCGGGTAATTTTGAAGATAATATGTTTAAACTAGACGTAGACTTTGGCATCGAGAACGAAGAATATCTTCAATTTATAGGATGCTCCAATGGGTTGATTTGTTTAACTATATTTTCTCACCCGACCTTTGTTTCTAAATCTGATGATAGTTACTTAATTTTATGGAACCCGGCTACTCGTAaattgcacaaatatgagtctGATTGTTATTTAAAGCATATGGATGATGATGGTCGTACCGCGTTTGTAGCTCGTGGATTTGGGTATGCATCCTCTGTCGATGATTATAAATATGTTCGAATTTTGAGATTTTTGGGTGGAAATAAACGAAATACTATTATTGTTCATATCTTCTCTCTTAGGGAAAATAAGTGGAGaaaaattgattttgattttgattttgatccTGAAAAGTTCTTTCCTCAAGGAAGAGCAATGCTTATTGATGAAAAATTGTACTGGGAAGCTCTTAGACTGCCCGGATATAGTATTGTAATTGTTAGTTTCGATTTGAGGGTTGAGCGGTTTGAAATACATGAGTTCAACTTGGAAGTCTCGGACTTCTTCTTCAATTCCTTATTAGGAGTTATGGGAGAGTGTTTGAGCAAGTGGGTTAATAGTAGGACAAATAGAGGTGACAAACTAATGCACATATTTGAATCGCCTACAAGAACGAAGTCTATTTGTCTGCCAAAGGGGTTGCTTTTAGACAATTGCTCTCAAATGATCGGGTTTACGAAGACTGGTAAGATTTTTGTAACGGGAGGATTTGATAGTGATGTGGTAAGAGATGACCGAGGTAATTACCGGAGAGCATTGCAGTTACTTGACATAGGTAGAAAACCCATGCAACACTCGATACTCATGAATTTCAATGGGTTGGTTGATATTGTAAAATATGTTCCAAGCCTTGCTTCGCCTTTTCCAATTGAGGAGTTGTCCGAGACATAG
- the LOC141608660 gene encoding F-box/kelch-repeat protein At3g23880-like, whose translation MTEIKKNDVIEQQRYLSDDLILHEILIKLPVKSILRFKTVSKLWYSTLSSSKFANYYLMKFHISPPSAPVNTLFIESCRNYYLFSYDDAKNSGKLKDKCVKLDIDFGVDEGYFNFTGCSNGLICLTHDSDKFFVLWNPATRKLHKYESDAFLNPFNVLNPNPRIATGFGYVSSVDDYKYVRILTLSLETVPVSSNIVHIFSIRKNKWRKIDFDDNAVFPYGQPVLFNEKLYWAGYRKQGATKFNHHIFCFDLRLEKINVIRLNLDDFVYLGAR comes from the coding sequence ATGACGGAGATTAAGAAGAATGATGTTATTGAGCAACAACGCTACCTCTCTGATGATCTTATTCTCCACGAAATTCTTATAAAATTACCCGTTAAATCCATTCTTCGATTTAAGACAGTTTCCAAACTATGGTACTCTACTCTTTCTTCTTCCAAATTTGCTAATTATTACCTTATGAAATTTCACATCTCTCCCCCTTCTGCTCCGGTAAACACCTTGTTTATCGAGAGTTGTAGGAATTATTACCTATTTTCTTACGATGATGCTAAAAATTCTGGTAAGTTAAAAGATAAATGCGTTAAACTAGACATCGACTTTGGTGTGGACGAAGGTTATTTTAATTTTACGGGATGCAGCAATGGGTTGATTTGTTTAACCCACGATTCTGATAAATTCTTCGTTTTATGGAATCCAGCTACCCGCAAACTACACAAATATGAATCAGATGCGTTTTTGAACCCTTTTAATGTACTAAACCCAAACCCCCGTATAGCTACTGGATTTGGGTACGTATCATCTGTGGACGACTATAAATATGTTCGAATTTTGACACTGAGTTTGGAAACTGTACCCGTTAGTAGTAATATTGTTCATATCTTCTCTATTAGAAAAAATAAGTGGAGAAAAATTGATTTCGACGATAATGCTGTTTTTCCTTATGGACAACCAGTCCTTTTTAATGAAAAATTATATTGGGCTGGTTATAGGAAACAAGGTGCAACCAAATTCAATCATCATATTTTTTGCTTTGATTTAAGGCTAGAGAAGATTAACGTAATTAGGTTAAATTTGGACGACTTCGTCTACTTAGgagctaggtag